The Spirochaetota bacterium genome includes a region encoding these proteins:
- the purU gene encoding formyltetrahydrofolate deformylase: MHSKESAILLISCPDKKGIVYKISHFIYSNNGNIVRSDQHADEASGTFFMRIEWDLEGFGIEKNRIIKAFEPIAAEYQMSWQLHFSARKQRTAIFVSKMDHCLYDILLKAKEGEIATDIACIISNHESLGTIAKYFDIPFFVFPKTKENKLQQEQKELAILKDLDIDCIVLARYMQILSAHFVSHYPNKIINIHHSFLPAFKGAKPYHQAYEHGVKIIGATSHYVTELLDQGPIIEQDVIRVSHKDSIEDIIRKGKDIEKLVLSRALKKHLEHKVLVYANKTIVFD; this comes from the coding sequence GTGCATTCTAAAGAAAGTGCCATTTTACTTATCTCATGTCCTGACAAAAAGGGGATTGTGTATAAAATCTCCCATTTTATATATTCCAATAATGGAAATATTGTACGATCTGATCAGCACGCAGATGAGGCGTCAGGAACTTTTTTTATGCGTATTGAATGGGACTTAGAAGGTTTTGGCATAGAAAAAAACAGGATTATAAAAGCATTTGAGCCAATTGCTGCTGAATACCAAATGAGCTGGCAATTGCATTTCTCAGCAAGAAAGCAGCGCACAGCAATCTTTGTTTCAAAAATGGACCATTGCCTGTATGATATTCTCCTGAAAGCAAAAGAAGGCGAAATTGCCACTGATATTGCCTGTATAATCAGCAATCATGAATCATTAGGTACTATCGCCAAATATTTTGACATTCCCTTTTTTGTTTTCCCAAAAACAAAAGAAAACAAGCTGCAGCAAGAACAAAAAGAATTGGCCATACTTAAGGATTTGGATATTGATTGCATTGTGCTTGCCCGCTATATGCAGATACTATCTGCACATTTTGTTTCACATTATCCCAACAAAATTATTAATATACACCATTCATTTTTGCCAGCATTCAAAGGTGCGAAACCATACCATCAAGCATATGAGCATGGTGTTAAAATCATTGGAGCCACCAGCCACTACGTTACCGAATTGTTAGATCAGGGACCTATTATTGAGCAGGACGTTATACGAGTATCGCATAAAGATTCAATTGAAGATATCATCCGTAAAGGTAAAGATATTGAAAAACTGGTACTGTCACGAGCACTTAAAAAACATTTGGAACACAAGGTACTGGTTTACGCAAATAAAACAATAGTGTTTGATTAA
- a CDS encoding prolyl oligopeptidase family serine peptidase, producing the protein MKKFFLLIILTGCILCCSHQLHAQCTLAPGLHTIFLPDAAVNPAKTIPIDIIISDSNCRKNILVLPGWNFNRKRWIQETSLQQEAAKRGYNLILPEMSVTIYESHYYPETKRKWAKTPGSQWIKEICIPHLQNQGMLLHSQFNAVMGLSTGGRGAVLTALYNKGIFKAAASLSGDFDQTRMKYDKLMTALYGPYEYYKERWEKVDNPFAMIAEWDIPLYLGHGTKDTIVPYEQTKIFYEALKKAKPDITITFNDCACGHDFIYWNSEVVPVLEFFDSIYKKEGNK; encoded by the coding sequence ATGAAAAAATTTTTTCTTTTAATAATACTCACCGGTTGCATTTTGTGTTGTTCACACCAGTTGCATGCACAGTGTACGCTTGCACCGGGGCTACATACCATCTTTTTGCCTGATGCAGCCGTAAATCCTGCTAAAACAATTCCCATTGATATTATCATAAGCGATAGTAACTGTAGAAAAAACATCCTGGTTTTGCCAGGATGGAATTTCAACCGCAAACGATGGATACAAGAAACATCACTGCAGCAGGAAGCAGCAAAGCGAGGATACAACCTTATCCTGCCTGAGATGTCGGTGACTATCTACGAATCACACTACTATCCCGAAACTAAGCGCAAATGGGCAAAAACGCCAGGATCGCAATGGATAAAAGAGATTTGTATTCCCCACTTACAGAATCAAGGCATGCTTTTACACAGCCAGTTCAATGCTGTTATGGGACTTTCCACTGGTGGAAGAGGTGCAGTGCTCACTGCCCTGTACAATAAAGGCATATTTAAGGCTGCTGCATCGCTTTCTGGTGATTTTGATCAAACACGTATGAAGTATGATAAGCTGATGACAGCACTGTATGGCCCTTATGAATACTATAAAGAACGCTGGGAAAAGGTCGATAACCCTTTTGCAATGATAGCTGAATGGGACATACCTCTTTATTTAGGTCATGGTACAAAGGACACCATTGTTCCATATGAGCAGACAAAAATTTTTTATGAAGCATTGAAAAAAGCAAAACCAGATATTACTATTACATTTAATGACTGCGCATGCGGCCATGATTTTATCTACTGGAACAGTGAAGTGGT
- the larA gene encoding nickel-dependent lactate racemase, whose translation MKIDLPWGASHISLDLPDTWDVIIPQQQQHELSPKKQNEKDIVAKALTHPIDAKPIQKHALKNKKVVIIVDDNTRPTPAYKFFDIVLDALKKAGCTAKNNAIIIPALGIHTPMKKEEMEEKIGKKNINQVQWENHDAFDKNKNAYFGKTSHGVEVYLNHHLKDADFIILIGLVEPHLWAGFGGGLKNILPGVAYAETIGNHHAIIAEPPYRFNRVAVDPEHNSFRLDLEETLNMIKAEVFCINVVLNSNKDIIACFAGHPIHCHREAVAFTKTICGLPLHKQVDGIITNSAPMDINFKQSMKCVGNTLPALRPKGIVMGFLRAERGLDDIPLPDKSTPLWLTRAILRTLGPARVLGFLEKVKPGLDVEQKFLTYYSMQLIRAHNLYFYVPSLSDTEVKALGFFERFNQPQEVIERGLKHLGKKATVAVFTEGGSTFPLFSVK comes from the coding sequence ATGAAAATTGATTTACCATGGGGTGCTTCACACATATCTTTAGATCTTCCTGATACCTGGGATGTAATTATTCCACAGCAACAGCAGCATGAACTATCGCCCAAAAAACAAAATGAAAAAGACATTGTTGCCAAAGCACTGACCCACCCTATTGATGCAAAACCTATTCAAAAACACGCATTAAAAAATAAAAAAGTTGTAATTATAGTAGATGACAATACCCGCCCCACTCCTGCCTATAAGTTTTTTGATATTGTTCTGGATGCACTTAAAAAGGCGGGATGTACCGCAAAGAATAATGCTATTATTATTCCTGCACTGGGTATTCACACCCCAATGAAAAAAGAAGAAATGGAAGAAAAGATTGGTAAGAAAAATATTAACCAGGTGCAGTGGGAAAACCACGATGCGTTTGATAAAAATAAAAACGCATATTTTGGTAAGACCTCACATGGCGTTGAAGTATATCTTAACCATCATCTGAAAGATGCTGATTTTATTATTCTTATTGGACTTGTGGAGCCACACCTGTGGGCAGGCTTTGGCGGTGGACTTAAAAATATACTGCCTGGCGTTGCATACGCTGAAACCATTGGAAATCATCATGCAATTATTGCCGAACCACCATACCGTTTTAACAGAGTTGCCGTTGACCCAGAACACAACTCATTCAGACTTGACCTGGAAGAAACATTGAATATGATCAAAGCCGAAGTATTTTGTATTAACGTTGTTCTCAATAGTAATAAGGACATCATTGCCTGCTTTGCAGGTCACCCCATTCACTGTCACAGAGAAGCAGTTGCATTCACCAAAACAATATGTGGATTGCCATTACACAAACAGGTTGATGGTATTATAACCAATTCAGCCCCTATGGACATTAACTTTAAACAGAGCATGAAATGCGTAGGGAATACCCTTCCTGCCTTACGGCCAAAAGGCATTGTTATGGGTTTTTTGCGTGCCGAGCGCGGCCTTGATGATATTCCACTACCCGACAAATCAACACCACTGTGGTTAACACGTGCAATTTTGCGAACATTAGGCCCCGCACGGGTACTTGGATTTCTTGAAAAAGTTAAACCTGGCCTTGATGTTGAGCAGAAGTTTTTAACCTACTATTCAATGCAGCTTATACGTGCGCACAATCTCTATTTTTATGTCCCTTCACTATCAGATACCGAGGTTAAGGCCCTGGGATTCTTTGAACGGTTTAATCAGCCGCAGGAAGTGATTGAACGAGGCCTTAAACACTTAGGCAAAAAAGCAACGGTAGCTGTGTTTACGGAAGGTGGATCTACATTCCCATTGTTTTCAGTAAAATAA